In Actinoplanes sp. NBC_00393, a single genomic region encodes these proteins:
- a CDS encoding MmgE/PrpD family protein: MTAGPLAQVLGEFAAKVDPPAAVRADVPTRILDVVGNALAAYAEKNADAAPAALRVMRRWAGVPESSVLGFRDRLPAPSAAFVNGVLAHSLDYDDTHLPSVLHPSASVVPAALAAAEAGAPGDLIAAIAAGIEVTNRLGMAGCDPDTGANLYFERGQHATSICGTIGAAVAVARLYELDAGRIADAIGIAASMGAGVLEANRTGGSVKRAHCGWAAHGGVVAATLAAEGLTGPPTVLEGRFGFFTAHTGRFDPTAVTDRLGEEWELLRTVFKPYPSNHFTHAGIDCALALRAAGLDPDDVVSAELGVAEPVLRTIAEPAAEKARPRSGYHAKFSGPYTVAVALTGGGGLGVGLDDFAALDPRRLDLAARIEVRADPVASAAFPRAFAGVLRVRTRTGSVLQHRVTSSRGGPGHPLSLAEVTEKFTGNAGRALPAGAVAALARAVGDLGSGGPVSALFPS, encoded by the coding sequence GTGACGGCAGGGCCGCTGGCGCAGGTGCTCGGGGAGTTCGCGGCGAAGGTGGATCCGCCGGCCGCCGTCCGGGCTGACGTGCCGACCCGGATCCTCGACGTAGTGGGGAACGCGCTGGCCGCGTACGCCGAAAAGAACGCTGATGCGGCGCCCGCGGCACTCCGGGTGATGCGCCGCTGGGCCGGCGTGCCCGAATCGAGCGTGCTCGGCTTCCGCGACCGGCTCCCGGCGCCGTCCGCGGCGTTCGTCAACGGCGTCCTCGCGCACTCGCTCGACTACGACGACACCCACCTGCCGTCCGTGCTGCACCCGAGCGCCTCCGTGGTGCCCGCCGCGCTCGCCGCGGCCGAGGCCGGCGCGCCCGGCGACCTGATCGCCGCGATCGCCGCCGGCATCGAGGTCACCAACCGGCTCGGCATGGCCGGCTGTGATCCGGACACCGGCGCCAACCTGTATTTCGAGCGGGGCCAGCACGCCACCTCGATCTGCGGCACGATCGGCGCCGCGGTCGCGGTGGCCCGGCTCTACGAGCTGGACGCCGGCCGGATCGCCGACGCCATCGGGATCGCCGCGTCGATGGGCGCCGGCGTGCTGGAGGCGAACCGCACCGGCGGCTCGGTGAAACGGGCGCACTGCGGCTGGGCCGCGCACGGCGGCGTCGTCGCCGCGACGCTGGCCGCCGAAGGGCTGACCGGGCCGCCGACTGTCCTGGAGGGACGGTTCGGGTTCTTCACCGCGCACACCGGGCGTTTCGACCCGACGGCCGTGACCGACCGGCTCGGCGAGGAGTGGGAGCTGCTGCGGACGGTGTTCAAGCCGTACCCGTCGAACCATTTCACCCACGCCGGGATCGATTGTGCCCTCGCCCTGCGTGCGGCCGGCCTCGATCCCGATGACGTGGTGAGCGCCGAACTCGGGGTGGCCGAGCCGGTGCTGCGTACCATCGCCGAACCGGCCGCCGAGAAGGCCCGGCCGCGCAGTGGCTATCACGCCAAGTTCTCCGGGCCGTACACCGTGGCGGTCGCGCTGACCGGCGGTGGCGGTCTCGGCGTCGGCCTGGACGATTTCGCCGCGCTGGACCCGCGCCGGCTGGACCTGGCGGCCCGCATTGAGGTCCGCGCGGATCCGGTGGCCTCCGCGGCGTTCCCGCGCGCCTTCGCCGGGGTGCTGCGCGTGCGTACGCGTACCGGGTCAGTGCTGCAGCATCGCGTCACGAGCTCGCGCGGCGGCCCGGGCCATCCCCTGAGCCTGGCCGAGGTGACCGAGAAGTTCACCGGGAACGCCGGCCGCGCGCTGCCGGCCGGGGCCGTGGCCGCGCTCGCCCGCGCGGTGGGCGACCTGGGTTCCGGCGGCCCGGTTTCCGCGCTGTTTCCATCCTGA